TTGCTAGGTCGATTCCTTTGTTCATTCTATACGTATTGTTATAGAATACAAGAGCTGCTTCTTGATCTTCTGTTGAAGCATTTTCATCATAAAACTTTTTCACAACTGTTACAGCATCTGGATCAATTGCTGGCATTGCAAAGTTTTCTTTTGTTGCGTTAACTTCAACTGCCTCAGGCTGATTGTCTGTTAATGCAAGATCTTCTGTATTGTTGCCATTTAAATCTTCTGCTACATCATTGCTGATGCTTTGATACCATAATACTGCCGTAAGGATAACTGCTGCACTCATTAGGTAAATTGCCGGAAATACCCAACGTTTTCTGAAAAATTGTTGAACTTTGTTTTGAGAAGTACGTTTCTTTTCTTCCTCTCTCATTCTATCATCACCTCAGAAATCAGTTTGAACAGATTTTCTGAATTATATACACATCTTCAAAAAAATTTTTTTAAACTTTAGTATGTGTCTTGTTTATAATTATATGTATGGAATGTGAAAGTTTTTTAACTAAAGGAGTTTATGTATATGAAGAAAGTCATCTTCACCCTGTTACCTCTACTATATATGGCGCTGATCTGGACGCTCTCAAGCTTCCCAGCGGATGCTATTGTGAACACACCATTTTCGTTTGATACGCTTTTAAAAGAATCGTTGCATCTTATTGAATTTGCCATTCTCTATTGGTTAATTGCCTTTGCGTTCATGGCTCATGGACGTTGGACAGAGCGTACGAGCTGGATTGCAGCCGCTATTGCTATTTTATACGGCTAACAGATGAGATTCATCAGTCGTTTGTTCCAGCAAGGTCAGCTACTGTGATTGATTTTGTGAAGGATACAATTGGAGTGCTAGTTTCCTATTATATTGCGAA
This Metabacillus endolithicus DNA region includes the following protein-coding sequences:
- a CDS encoding VanZ family protein — encoded protein: MHQSFVPARSATVIDFVKDTIGVLVSYYIAKRKFFKK